Proteins encoded within one genomic window of Anaerolineae bacterium:
- a CDS encoding Gfo/Idh/MocA family oxidoreductase — MAEIGVGIVGYGFIGRIHALAYLSVPWTYPGAPRVRLVGVSTATEESADRVRREGGFELVTTDYQELLERDDVQVVSCCAPNDAHREIVLAALAAGKHVYCDKPLALNLAQAEEVAGAAAGTTSVCQMTFQYRFVPAIRRARQMIAEGFLGRPLQFRAAYLHSGYVDPQRPHSWRLDRKRSGGGAVMDLGVHAVDLVRALWGEFRSVACLQRTFIPWRPRPDGAGLSHVDVDDVSLAQAELANGAVGTLEFSRLATGSEDELRIELYGDRGALRFNLMEPDWLYAYDGRPPDQPLGGERGWQQVAVLGRYPEKGALPGAKCTQGWMRFHVASAYDFLNNVAREEMSWYSPGFNEGQEAQRVVEALQRSATNNGAWVSVGEVRGQG; from the coding sequence ATGGCTGAGATCGGTGTTGGGATAGTGGGATACGGGTTCATCGGCAGGATACACGCGCTCGCCTATCTTTCTGTTCCCTGGACCTACCCGGGAGCTCCTCGGGTGCGGCTGGTGGGCGTCAGCACGGCCACCGAGGAGAGTGCGGACCGGGTGCGGAGGGAGGGTGGCTTCGAGCTGGTGACTACAGACTACCAGGAACTCCTGGAGCGCGACGACGTGCAGGTGGTGAGCTGTTGCGCTCCCAACGATGCTCATCGGGAGATCGTCTTGGCTGCCTTGGCGGCGGGCAAACACGTGTATTGCGATAAGCCGCTGGCGCTGAATCTGGCTCAGGCGGAGGAGGTGGCTGGAGCGGCCGCCGGCACCACGTCGGTGTGCCAGATGACCTTCCAGTACAGGTTCGTGCCTGCCATTCGCCGAGCGCGTCAGATGATCGCCGAGGGTTTCCTGGGGCGTCCGCTGCAGTTCCGGGCCGCCTATCTCCACTCCGGGTACGTGGACCCGCAGCGTCCCCACTCATGGCGCCTGGATCGGAAGCGTAGCGGGGGCGGGGCGGTGATGGACCTGGGGGTGCACGCGGTGGACCTGGTGCGGGCCCTCTGGGGCGAGTTCCGCTCGGTGGCGTGCCTCCAACGCACCTTCATCCCGTGGCGGCCGCGTCCCGATGGTGCAGGCCTGAGCCACGTGGATGTTGACGATGTCAGCCTGGCCCAGGCGGAGCTGGCGAACGGAGCCGTGGGCACGCTGGAGTTCTCTCGTCTCGCCACAGGGAGCGAGGATGAGTTGCGGATCGAGCTCTACGGCGACCGGGGCGCCCTACGGTTCAACCTCATGGAGCCAGACTGGCTCTATGCCTATGACGGCCGACCACCCGATCAGCCCCTGGGCGGGGAGCGAGGCTGGCAGCAAGTCGCGGTGCTGGGGCGGTACCCGGAGAAGGGGGCCCTGCCCGGAGCCAAGTGCACTCAAGGCTGGATGCGCTTCCACGTAGCCTCCGCCTACGACTTCCTGAACAATGTGGCCCGCGAGGAGATGTCCTGGTACTCCCCTGGCTTCAATGAGGGGCAGGAGGCGCAGAGGGTGGTGGAGGCCCTACAGAGGTCAGCGACCAACAACGGCGCGTGGGTTTCGGTGGGCGAGGTGAGGGGCCAGGGCTGA